A genomic window from Deltaproteobacteria bacterium includes:
- a CDS encoding methyltransferase domain-containing protein: MNPIKVFHIILCETLNKKERERVPEPALVMSDQEHVEAFAAGSDEVLVPLYCLHLEKLANRLKPGDRVLDLGCGSGRLLTRAASFFKDVEFIGLDLSEPMLQSARLWSAQNGVSNVSWQKGDMANLGQFTDSSFDAVTSSLALHHLPDVSALKLAMGEIDRVLKPKGAIILSDLGSIHAERSIQILTDDRRHLDPAPLIEDYENSLRAAFSMRDWRFAMASVSKTDLQAHRSRPLNLFVQIVSPVLATHADAFSSLKQWRKALNLEQKWNHRLLKTFQSV, translated from the coding sequence ATGAATCCAATCAAGGTTTTTCATATAATACTCTGTGAGACGTTGAATAAAAAGGAGCGTGAGCGTGTTCCTGAGCCGGCACTGGTAATGTCCGACCAAGAGCATGTCGAAGCGTTTGCTGCAGGTAGCGACGAGGTGTTAGTTCCGCTTTACTGTCTACATCTTGAAAAATTGGCGAATCGGCTAAAACCGGGAGATCGCGTATTGGATCTCGGTTGTGGTTCAGGCCGGTTGCTCACGCGCGCCGCTTCGTTTTTTAAAGATGTTGAGTTCATCGGACTCGATCTGTCCGAACCGATGTTGCAATCAGCTCGCCTTTGGTCAGCACAGAATGGTGTTAGTAACGTGAGCTGGCAGAAAGGGGACATGGCAAACCTTGGTCAATTTACGGATTCCTCATTTGACGCCGTGACCTCTAGTTTGGCACTTCATCATTTGCCAGACGTAAGCGCTCTTAAATTGGCAATGGGTGAAATCGATCGGGTGCTCAAACCAAAAGGTGCGATCATTCTTTCTGATCTTGGATCCATTCATGCAGAGAGATCGATTCAAATTTTAACTGATGATCGACGCCACCTTGATCCGGCACCACTGATCGAGGATTATGAGAATTCGTTGCGCGCGGCCTTTTCAATGCGTGATTGGCGCTTCGCCATGGCGAGTGTTTCAAAAACGGATCTGCAGGCCCATCGGTCGCGGCCTTTGAATTTATTTGTGCAGATCGTCTCACCGGTTTTGGCCACTCATGCGGATGCTTTTTCGAGTCTCAAGCAATGGCGCAAGGCACTCAACCTCGAACAAAAATGGAATCACCGACTGCTGAAGACCTTTCAATCTGTTTGA